A section of the Phaseolus vulgaris cultivar G19833 chromosome 8, P. vulgaris v2.0, whole genome shotgun sequence genome encodes:
- the LOC137825340 gene encoding uncharacterized protein — MEEELYAILGTGNLCQEIQDRLVWREDPKGAFSVKSAYQTLTKQISTGSMDSVYSVLWQAKAMPKALITAWRVLLDRIPTNANLIRRGVPVDSPVCVMCNLSQETSQHLFIDCAVAQRVWFGCYRWVGMVGVQNKEIKNHLENFSLIHLSSKQNQVWRGVWVGIIRSIWEQRNQVVFKGGVPDPEEILQNAQLLSWLWLKNKTTRFVYAYSDWILNPNECLLAVL, encoded by the coding sequence ATGGAGGAAGAATTGTATGCAATTCTGGGTACAGGAAATTTGTGTCAGGAAATCCAGGATCGCCTGGTCTGGAGGGAGGATCCAAAAGGGGCATTCTCGGTTAAGTCAGCCTACCAAACCCtgacaaagcaaataagcactgGTTCTATGGATAGTGTCTATAGTGTTCTATGGCAAGCGAAAGCTATGCCTAAAGCGCTTATCACTGCTTGGAGAGTCCTACTTGATAGAATCCCAACTAATGCTAATCTTATTAGGAGAGGAGTTCCTGTGGACTCACCGGTTTGTGTCATGTGCAATCTCTCACAAGAAACATCTCAACATCTTTTCATAGATTGCGCGGTTGCACAACGAGTATGGTTTGGTTGTTACCGCTGGGTTGGCATGGTGGGGGTTCAAAACAAGGAAATTAAGAATCACTTGGAGAACTTCTCTCTAATTCACCTATCAAGTAAGCAAAACCAGGTGTGGCGTGGAGTATGGGTGGGAATTATTAGGAGTATTTGGGAGCAACGAAATCAGGTTGTTTTCAAGGGAGGGGTTCCAGATCCAGAAGAAATTCTCCAAAATGCTCAGTTGTTGTCTTGGTTGTGGTTAAAAAATAAGACAACTAGATTCGTTTATGCGTATTCAGATTGGATCCTGAACCCCAATGAGTGCCTCCTTGCAGTTCTGTGA